GGGAGTATCGAGCCCTTTGGATTCGCTGATGGCCTCAGTCAGCCCGCCATAGACTGGCAATATCTGCAAAGCACGGATCTGCACGAGCGCGACAGCTTCTCCAACTGGGTGGCGCCCGGCGAATTCGTGCTCGGCTACCCCAACGAATATGGACTGTACACCTCCCGGCCGCTTATCGATCCACGAATAGACAGGCTCGCCGCTCGATTGCCGAATGCAGCGGAAGACCCCTCATTCAAAGATCTCGGACGGAATGGGTCCTATCTTGTTATCCGGCAGCTGCACCAGGACGTACCCGGTTTCTGGCAGTTCGTCGACAGGATGACCGGCTCTGACCCGGAAAAACGGGAGCAACTCGCCGCAAGGATGGTGGGTAGACAACGCAGCGGTTCGCCACTGGCGCCATTAGCTGCCAGGGATATTCCCGGCATACTCCAGAAAGACCGTGACAACCATTTTACTTACGAGCTTGATCCGCGCGGGTATCGATGCCCGCTGGGCGCCCATCTCCGCAGGGTAAACCCGCGTACGGGTGATTTTCCGACCCGCGTGACCGGTCTTGTTTCCCGTTTGCTGAAGACCTTTGGCTTCGGACTAAAGAGGCCTGATGAAGACCTGATCGCCTCCACACGTTTTCATCGCCTGCTGCGGCGCGGCCGCCCTTATGGCCCCCTTCTGTCACCTGAAGACGCTGTCAAACCGGATGCACCGGCTGCAGAACGCGGCCTGCAGTTCATTTCCCTGGGGGCGAGCATCTCGAGGCAGTTTGAGTTTGTCCAGAATGCCTGGTCAATGAGCAGCACTTTCGGCGGTGTCCAACAGGAAAGAGATCCCTTGATCGGCATTCGACAGCCGCTACGGCATGGTGAGGCAACAGATTTTTTCAATCAAACCGATCCGAAGGGTCCCATGCAGAAAACCTGCTGCCTGCCACAATTTGTCACGGTCCGCGGCGGCGGCTATTTTTTCATGCCCGGACTACGCGCATTGCAATATATTGCTGCAGCACCCATGACGGAAGGCGATTAAAAAGCCATGAACATCAAGATGCGGCTGCTGAAATTTCTGCACGATATTCTTCTGGTAATGCTTCATATCGAACGCCGGCTCGAACCGCTGTTCCGGCCCCAGTGGAACAGGTTATTCCGTGAACCTCTTGCCGGGATCATTCAGTACCTCATTAACCGGCAACGCAGGGACGAAGGTCTGCAATTGGCAGAGGAAACCGTGGATGCCGACGAGGAGGAAAGCCTGGATAAAATCATTGACCTCATGGCCGACCAGATGCGCGGGCATTTCGAACCAGGCGCCTATGAACGCGGTGGCAACACAAAAACGCACGGCCTCGTGCGGGCAACTGTGACCATTCGAGAGGACCTGCCCGAGCTTTGCCGCAGGGGAATATTCACCACCCCCCGGACTTACCCGGCCTATGTGCGATATTCCGGGCCAGGCCCGGATGTTCCGGCCGACATCCGTGATGTCGGTTTCCTCAGCATGGCCGTGAAGCTCATGGATGTACCCGGGAAAAAACTCATGGATGAGGAAACGTATACCCAGGATTTCATTACCGTCTGCACGCCGACCTTTGTTACGCCCAACACCCGTGAAAACGCCAAACTGCAGTACTGGAGCCTGGTGAATATGCCCCTTTACTATTTCCTGAACCCGAAGGATACCCACCTTCTCGACTTCTTTATGCAGAGTCTCTGGAATGAAACCCAGTACAACCCGCTGGGACAGCGCTACTGGAGCTGTACCCCTTATCTGCTTGGCGAAGGTCTGGCCGTGATGTATTCGTTTCGGCCAAAGACGCAGGTCGATACCAAGATCCCCGGCTTGCCCTTCGGCAAGGTTTCCTTCAACTATCTGCGGGAAAACATGATCAAGACCCTGAATCAGAAAGATGTGGAATTTGATCTCCTGATCCAGGTCCAGACGGATCCGTTTCTGATGCCGATAGAAAACGCCTCGGTTCGCTGGCCTGAGAAACTGTCCCCGTTTATCCCGGTGGCTACGGTACGCATCCCGCAGCAGAGATTTGATTCCGAGGCCCAGTTTGCCTTTGCCAAGCGGCTTAAAATGAACCCCTGGCACTGTCTGCCTGAACATCGTCCCCTTGGCAACCAGAATCGCGCCCGACGGAGAATGTACTATGAATTATCAAATTTCCGCCAGGAAATGAATGAGACAAGCCATCTCGAACCGACAGGGGATGAAGTATTCGAGTAGTCGACGAGACCGCCCGTCAGTCGATAACGATGATCGAGATGTCTTCCGCATGATTGACGATCTTGTTGGCAATGCTGCCAAAGGTGAACTTCTTTTTTCCGGCGATGCCCCGTCGGCCCAGAAGAATGGCGTCGTAGTTTTCTTTCCTTGCTTCGACAAGGATGTCTTCGGCGATATCTTCTTCCTGCGTGCGAAGCTCAACGCAGATGTTGTCGGCAGGAAAGCCCGCCTTGATCAGGGCTTTTTTTGCTTCATCCAGGAAACCCTCGGCGGCGGCCCTTTTGGCTTCCTCAACGAGGCAGAAGTCCTTGAGCTCTTCCGCCAACAGGGGATGTATTTCAGAAGGCCCTTTCAGCTCGCAGGCTGCCGCCGGATCCGCCACGACGCTCATGAGCGTTACCTGGGAGTTGGGATTGATGGAGTCCGCCAGGAACTGGACGGCCCTCAGGGAATTGCTGGATTTGTCCAATGCCACCAAGAATTTTTTCCCCATGGTTCTTCTCCTTTCGTCTGAGTGTTAAAGTATCCTTTCCACACCGCTGAAAATCTTTCTTTCCGCTGTTGCGGCAATTTTGCTGACCCCCATGTCCCTGTACATCCTGGAACCCGTGTCCCGGGCGGTCATGGCCATGCATCAGTTTATGGG
This region of Syntrophus gentianae genomic DNA includes:
- a CDS encoding catalase family protein, encoding MNIKMRLLKFLHDILLVMLHIERRLEPLFRPQWNRLFREPLAGIIQYLINRQRRDEGLQLAEETVDADEEESLDKIIDLMADQMRGHFEPGAYERGGNTKTHGLVRATVTIREDLPELCRRGIFTTPRTYPAYVRYSGPGPDVPADIRDVGFLSMAVKLMDVPGKKLMDEETYTQDFITVCTPTFVTPNTRENAKLQYWSLVNMPLYYFLNPKDTHLLDFFMQSLWNETQYNPLGQRYWSCTPYLLGEGLAVMYSFRPKTQVDTKIPGLPFGKVSFNYLRENMIKTLNQKDVEFDLLIQVQTDPFLMPIENASVRWPEKLSPFIPVATVRIPQQRFDSEAQFAFAKRLKMNPWHCLPEHRPLGNQNRARRRMYYELSNFRQEMNETSHLEPTGDEVFE
- a CDS encoding Dyp-type peroxidase, producing MKDEIFFEFDDLQAILRFGHGKLTDTCFLLLNVADVAAARQWLSAAPVTRAVTAQPQPETALQIAFSVEGLRALEMKESIIKGFSDEFISGMSGDESRSRRLGDVGSNAPEHWDWGGEPGRAPHVLLLLYAGKGGIEFWKKTVMDPLFSKAFRQLHILPTDDIGSIEPFGFADGLSQPAIDWQYLQSTDLHERDSFSNWVAPGEFVLGYPNEYGLYTSRPLIDPRIDRLAARLPNAAEDPSFKDLGRNGSYLVIRQLHQDVPGFWQFVDRMTGSDPEKREQLAARMVGRQRSGSPLAPLAARDIPGILQKDRDNHFTYELDPRGYRCPLGAHLRRVNPRTGDFPTRVTGLVSRLLKTFGFGLKRPDEDLIASTRFHRLLRRGRPYGPLLSPEDAVKPDAPAAERGLQFISLGASISRQFEFVQNAWSMSSTFGGVQQERDPLIGIRQPLRHGEATDFFNQTDPKGPMQKTCCLPQFVTVRGGGYFFMPGLRALQYIAAAPMTEGD
- a CDS encoding universal stress protein, whose protein sequence is MGKKFLVALDKSSNSLRAVQFLADSINPNSQVTLMSVVADPAAACELKGPSEIHPLLAEELKDFCLVEEAKRAAAEGFLDEAKKALIKAGFPADNICVELRTQEEDIAEDILVEARKENYDAILLGRRGIAGKKKFTFGSIANKIVNHAEDISIIVID